The Flexivirga oryzae genome has a segment encoding these proteins:
- a CDS encoding DUF3152 domain-containing protein: protein MTVPETTTVKTGRVVTYSLQIEGGMHADTADVAKAFGSALLDRRGWQGVDQVRFVQVTPHQVAKGTKPQMRVLVASPKEVNKLCAPLPTHGDTSCDTSAHVVLNYKLWMKGVVYFKGQLGTYREYMVNHEVGHALGHGHQLCSKKGAYAPVMQQQTLGLQGCKAWPWPKRPNAAGKA from the coding sequence GTGACGGTCCCCGAAACGACGACGGTCAAGACCGGACGGGTGGTTACCTATTCGCTGCAGATCGAGGGCGGCATGCACGCCGACACCGCTGACGTCGCCAAGGCGTTCGGCAGTGCGCTGCTGGACCGGCGCGGCTGGCAGGGCGTCGACCAGGTGCGGTTCGTCCAGGTCACACCGCACCAGGTGGCCAAGGGCACCAAGCCACAGATGCGGGTGCTCGTCGCGAGCCCGAAAGAGGTCAACAAACTCTGCGCCCCGTTGCCCACCCACGGTGACACCTCGTGCGACACCAGCGCCCACGTCGTCCTCAACTACAAGCTGTGGATGAAAGGCGTCGTCTACTTCAAGGGCCAGCTCGGCACCTATCGCGAGTACATGGTCAACCACGAGGTCGGCCATGCGCTGGGCCACGGGCACCAGTTGTGCTCGAAGAAGGGCGCCTACGCCCCGGTGATGCAGCAGCAGACGCTCGGCCTGCAGGGGTGCAAGGCGTGGCCGTGGCCGAAGCGGCCGAACGCCGCCGGTAAGGCCTGA
- a CDS encoding tyrosine recombinase XerC translates to MTSSSALLQEPVIAGYERHLRSERGRSPHTVRGYLTDLRDLADRLADSGVTSWDDVTLADLRSWLAGLDAAGASRATLARRSAAARGFFGWAQRAGEITTNPAQRLVAPKRVKTLPEVLRQDQASALLDVAAVAADDADPVHLRDRAMLELLYASGIRVAELVGLDIDDVDRSERVMRVIGKGDKERTVPFGRPAVEALDTWLQAGRPKLVAAASGPALFLGARGRRVDPRVVREVVHRLLRETPGAPDLGPHGLRHSAATHLVEGGADIRLVQELLGHASLATTQVYTHVSVERLRRTFAQAHPRA, encoded by the coding sequence GTGACAAGTTCGAGCGCGCTACTCCAGGAGCCGGTGATCGCCGGGTACGAGCGACACCTGCGTTCCGAGCGAGGGCGGTCACCGCACACCGTCCGCGGCTACCTCACGGACCTGCGCGATCTGGCCGACCGCCTCGCCGACAGCGGCGTCACGTCCTGGGACGACGTCACGCTGGCGGACCTGCGGTCCTGGCTCGCCGGGCTCGACGCAGCGGGCGCGAGCCGGGCGACCCTCGCACGCCGGTCCGCGGCCGCACGAGGCTTCTTCGGCTGGGCGCAGCGCGCCGGCGAGATCACCACGAACCCGGCCCAGCGGCTGGTGGCCCCGAAGCGGGTGAAGACCCTGCCGGAAGTGCTGCGACAGGACCAGGCCAGCGCCCTGCTCGACGTGGCCGCCGTCGCGGCCGACGACGCCGACCCGGTGCACCTGCGGGACCGGGCGATGCTGGAACTGCTGTACGCCAGTGGGATCCGGGTCGCCGAGCTGGTCGGCCTCGACATCGACGACGTCGACCGGTCCGAACGTGTCATGCGGGTCATCGGCAAGGGCGACAAGGAGCGGACCGTACCCTTCGGGCGGCCGGCCGTCGAGGCGCTGGACACCTGGCTGCAGGCCGGCCGGCCCAAGCTGGTCGCCGCCGCGTCCGGGCCGGCACTCTTCCTCGGTGCCCGAGGGCGACGGGTCGACCCCCGCGTGGTCCGCGAGGTCGTGCACCGGCTGCTGCGCGAAACCCCCGGCGCCCCGGACCTCGGTCCGCACGGACTGCGGCACAGCGCGGCAACGCACCTGGTCGAGGGCGGAGCCGACATACGCCTGGTGCAAGAGCTGCTCGGCCACGCGAGCCTGGCCACCACCCAGGTCTACACGCACGTGTCCGTCGAGCGGCTGCGCCGCACCTTCGCCCAGGCGCATCCCCGTGCCTGA
- the dprA gene encoding DNA-processing protein DprA, with protein sequence MNEQRGPVTALRGSRDAQLAVRIALAATVEPEDRTMLPRLRGLDPFTAWDLVRSNEGGAFGRAVARAEQLRVDGIVARTEEVGARIVIPGDAEWPCGLNDLEHPPFCLWIAGQATLGESCERSISMVGARAATPYGTQVAGELAYGLSSRGFTVVSGGAHGIDTASHRGALAAGGRTFAAMACGIDIAYPAANAGLLRQIEQAGAVVTELPPGFAPQKQRFLSRNRLIAALTPGTLVVEAGLRSGSRSTATAASRIGRLLAAVPGPVTSPASAGPHQLIRDCGATLVTDVDDCAELFGAIGADLAEPKRAAPTLFDALEESDRRLLDAMPVVRGTTAEKLAISAGLSAREVTRGLAALHAARLVERIESGWRRTPGHAS encoded by the coding sequence ATGAACGAGCAACGGGGGCCGGTCACGGCGCTGCGGGGAAGCCGGGATGCGCAGTTGGCGGTACGGATCGCGCTGGCCGCGACCGTCGAGCCCGAGGACAGGACGATGCTGCCACGGTTGCGTGGACTCGATCCGTTCACCGCCTGGGACCTTGTGCGGTCCAACGAGGGCGGCGCCTTCGGTCGAGCCGTCGCCCGGGCCGAGCAACTTCGGGTCGACGGCATCGTCGCCCGGACCGAGGAGGTCGGGGCGCGGATCGTCATACCAGGGGACGCCGAATGGCCTTGCGGGCTCAACGATTTGGAGCACCCACCGTTCTGTCTGTGGATCGCCGGTCAGGCAACACTCGGCGAGTCGTGCGAGCGCAGCATCTCGATGGTCGGGGCACGGGCCGCCACGCCGTACGGCACCCAGGTGGCGGGGGAGCTCGCCTACGGGTTGAGCAGCCGTGGCTTCACCGTCGTGTCCGGTGGTGCGCACGGGATCGACACGGCCAGTCACCGCGGTGCGCTCGCGGCCGGTGGCCGCACCTTCGCCGCCATGGCCTGCGGCATCGACATCGCCTACCCAGCGGCGAACGCCGGGTTGTTGCGGCAGATCGAGCAGGCCGGTGCCGTCGTCACCGAGTTGCCGCCCGGGTTCGCACCGCAGAAGCAGCGTTTCCTGTCGCGCAACCGGTTGATCGCGGCGCTGACACCGGGGACCCTGGTGGTCGAGGCCGGGCTGCGCAGCGGATCGCGCTCGACGGCCACCGCGGCATCCCGGATCGGTCGATTGCTCGCGGCCGTGCCCGGACCGGTGACGAGTCCGGCCAGTGCGGGTCCACACCAGTTGATCCGTGACTGCGGCGCGACCCTGGTGACCGATGTCGACGATTGCGCAGAGCTCTTCGGTGCGATCGGCGCCGACCTCGCCGAGCCGAAGCGTGCAGCGCCGACGCTGTTCGACGCGCTGGAGGAGTCCGACCGCCGGTTGCTCGACGCGATGCCGGTCGTGCGGGGGACGACGGCCGAGAAGCTGGCGATCAGTGCCGGACTCAGCGCTCGCGAAGTGACCCGCGGGCTGGCCGCGTTGCACGCCGCACGACTCGTCGAGCGGATCGAGTCCGGGTGGCGACGCACCCCGGGCCACGCAAGCTGA
- a CDS encoding YifB family Mg chelatase-like AAA ATPase, protein MTLGRTRSVAVWGIHGRLVEVEADVSPGLPKFIVSGMPDAACKQAPDRIRAAANNCELDLPKQRLTVNLSPASLPKQGSGFDLAIAVAVLVSGGTIEADLVATTVHVGELGLDGTVRAIPGVLPAVLAAVDAGARQVVVPVANAAEAALVPDIEVVPVDSLGALVRRYQALARRRPLPEPPPVPEPVQVVGRVPDLADVVGQAEARYALEVAAAGGHHLAMIGPPGAGKTMIAERLPGLLPPLTREQALEVTAIHSVLGALPEQVLIDRPPFVAPHHGASMPAVVGGGSGRVRPGAVSRAHRGVMFLDECPEFRRDVLDALRQPLESGVVQVARADQVVTFPARFQLVLAANPCPCGQNYGKGSKCTCAPQRRRDYLGRMSGPLLDRVDVQLTMLPVTRASLAGPRGESTAQVAARVVDARRRQAKRWAPIGFARNSEVPGAVLRSSPWRLPGDVTRGLDRAMELGQLTLRGYDRCLRVAWTIGDLDGAEQPGFRQVEEARGLRAGSAAA, encoded by the coding sequence ATGACGCTCGGGAGGACCCGCAGCGTCGCGGTGTGGGGCATCCACGGACGGCTGGTCGAGGTGGAGGCGGACGTGTCACCCGGCCTGCCGAAGTTCATCGTGAGCGGTATGCCGGACGCCGCGTGCAAGCAGGCGCCCGACCGGATCCGGGCGGCGGCGAACAACTGCGAGCTGGACCTGCCGAAGCAGCGCCTCACCGTGAACCTGTCACCGGCGTCGCTGCCGAAACAGGGGTCCGGTTTCGATCTGGCGATCGCAGTGGCGGTGCTGGTCTCGGGCGGGACGATCGAGGCGGACCTGGTCGCGACCACCGTCCACGTGGGGGAGCTGGGGCTGGACGGGACCGTGCGCGCCATACCGGGGGTGCTGCCTGCCGTGCTGGCCGCGGTCGACGCGGGTGCGCGGCAGGTGGTAGTGCCGGTCGCGAACGCCGCGGAGGCCGCACTCGTGCCGGACATCGAGGTCGTGCCGGTCGACTCCCTGGGTGCCCTCGTCCGGCGCTACCAGGCACTGGCCAGGAGGAGGCCGTTGCCCGAGCCGCCGCCGGTGCCCGAGCCCGTGCAGGTCGTGGGCCGGGTGCCCGACCTTGCGGACGTGGTCGGTCAGGCGGAGGCTCGCTACGCGCTGGAGGTCGCAGCGGCCGGCGGGCACCATCTGGCGATGATCGGGCCGCCGGGCGCCGGCAAGACGATGATCGCCGAGCGGCTCCCCGGGTTGTTGCCACCGCTGACCCGGGAGCAGGCGCTGGAGGTGACCGCGATCCACTCGGTCCTGGGCGCGTTGCCGGAGCAGGTGCTGATCGACCGGCCGCCGTTCGTGGCGCCGCACCACGGAGCGTCGATGCCTGCGGTGGTCGGCGGCGGGTCGGGTCGGGTGCGTCCCGGCGCGGTCTCGCGTGCGCATCGCGGCGTGATGTTTCTCGATGAGTGTCCCGAGTTCCGCCGCGACGTGCTCGACGCGCTGCGCCAGCCGCTGGAGTCCGGTGTCGTGCAGGTTGCCCGTGCCGACCAGGTCGTCACGTTCCCCGCACGGTTCCAGCTGGTGCTGGCCGCGAACCCGTGTCCGTGCGGTCAGAACTACGGGAAGGGTTCGAAGTGCACGTGTGCGCCGCAACGGCGGCGCGACTACCTCGGCCGGATGTCCGGCCCGCTGCTGGACCGGGTCGACGTCCAGCTGACCATGCTTCCGGTGACCCGAGCCTCCCTGGCCGGACCGCGTGGCGAGTCCACCGCCCAGGTGGCCGCGCGGGTGGTGGACGCCCGGCGCCGGCAGGCGAAGCGCTGGGCACCGATCGGCTTCGCACGCAACAGCGAGGTGCCGGGTGCGGTGCTGCGATCCAGCCCGTGGCGGCTACCCGGCGACGTGACGCGCGGTCTGGATCGTGCGATGGAGCTCGGCCAGTTGACGCTGCGTGGCTACGACCGCTGTCTGCGGGTCGCCTGGACGATCGGCGATCTGGACGGTGCCGAACAACCCGGTTTCCGGCAGGTCGAGGAAGCCCGCGGGCTGCGGGCAGGAAGTGCGGCAGCATGA
- a CDS encoding YraN family protein, whose product MASTQPPGGRAREARRPDRRELGRLGEEEAARYLQLQGLTVIERNWRCREGEIDIVALDDVGDCLVVVEVKTRRSELFGRAVEAVTPVKARRLRVLAARWLADHPVGTASVRIDVIGVLAPPGAPLSIEHLRDVA is encoded by the coding sequence ATGGCATCGACGCAGCCGCCCGGTGGACGGGCTCGCGAGGCACGCCGACCGGACCGGAGGGAGCTCGGCCGGCTCGGTGAGGAGGAGGCGGCGCGCTACCTGCAGTTGCAGGGGCTGACCGTCATCGAGCGCAACTGGCGCTGCCGCGAGGGCGAGATCGACATCGTCGCGTTGGACGACGTCGGTGACTGTCTCGTGGTCGTCGAGGTCAAGACCCGTCGATCGGAGCTGTTCGGCAGGGCGGTCGAGGCGGTGACGCCGGTGAAGGCGCGCCGGTTGCGGGTGCTGGCGGCGCGCTGGCTGGCCGACCATCCGGTCGGGACGGCGAGCGTGCGCATCGACGTCATCGGCGTGCTCGCACCGCCCGGTGCGCCGTTGTCCATCGAGCACCTGCGAGACGTGGCATGA
- a CDS encoding DUF2469 domain-containing protein, whose amino-acid sequence MSAEDLEKFETEQELALYREYRDVVGLFSHVVETERRFYLCNDVDLQVRGEGAGVYFDVRMNDAWVWDVYRTARFVKNVRVITFKDVNVEELPPREIELPD is encoded by the coding sequence ATGTCCGCTGAGGACCTGGAGAAGTTCGAGACCGAGCAGGAGCTGGCCCTCTACCGCGAATATCGCGACGTGGTGGGGCTGTTCAGCCATGTGGTGGAGACCGAGCGTCGCTTCTACCTGTGCAACGACGTCGACCTGCAGGTGCGCGGGGAGGGCGCCGGCGTCTACTTCGACGTGCGGATGAACGACGCGTGGGTGTGGGACGTCTACCGCACCGCACGGTTCGTCAAGAACGTGCGGGTGATCACGTTCAAGGACGTCAACGTCGAGGAGCTGCCGCCGCGGGAGATCGAGCTTCCGGACTGA
- a CDS encoding ribonuclease HII, producing the protein MTARTTRRSTAPRSSKPSLRVERSLQRDGYRLIAGMDEVGRGALAGPVSVGVVVIDEHTRTVPQGVKDSKLLSPAARERMVPAVRRWATDYAVGHASAAEIDTIGIMAALRLAGTRALELLHVIPDLVVLDGNHDWLTDPERDGLLGLICDGPRTPPVTTMIKADMKCSSVAAASVLAKVERDGMLVAFHDDFPHYNWAGNKGYSAPNHLAAIKVHGPCELHRRSWHPFSGDAAVPSPAAAGSVDAAAPGKEQVNVR; encoded by the coding sequence GTGACCGCCCGCACCACCCGCCGTAGCACCGCGCCGCGCAGCAGCAAACCCAGCCTGCGGGTCGAGCGCTCGCTGCAACGCGACGGCTACCGGCTGATCGCCGGGATGGACGAGGTCGGCCGCGGGGCGCTCGCCGGGCCGGTGTCGGTCGGTGTCGTGGTCATCGACGAGCACACCCGGACCGTGCCGCAGGGGGTGAAGGACTCCAAACTGCTGTCGCCGGCCGCCCGGGAGCGGATGGTGCCCGCGGTGCGTCGCTGGGCGACCGACTACGCCGTGGGGCACGCGAGCGCCGCCGAGATCGACACCATCGGCATCATGGCCGCGCTGCGCCTCGCGGGCACGCGGGCGCTCGAGCTGCTGCACGTCATACCCGACCTGGTGGTGCTGGACGGCAACCACGACTGGCTCACCGACCCGGAACGGGACGGGTTGCTCGGGCTGATCTGCGACGGACCGCGCACCCCGCCGGTCACGACGATGATCAAGGCGGACATGAAGTGCTCGTCCGTCGCGGCCGCGTCGGTGCTCGCCAAGGTCGAGCGGGACGGGATGCTGGTGGCCTTCCACGACGACTTCCCGCACTACAACTGGGCGGGCAACAAGGGGTATTCGGCGCCGAACCATCTGGCCGCGATCAAGGTCCACGGACCGTGCGAGCTGCACCGTCGATCGTGGCACCCGTTCAGCGGTGATGCGGCCGTCCCGTCGCCAGCTGCGGCGGGTAGCGTGGACGCAGCAGCGCCAGGGAAGGAGCAGGTGAATGTCCGCTGA
- the lepB gene encoding signal peptidase I, whose product MTHQTQGESPDPTTEGAATSQDRDAAATPAGEPAASDDALPPGAIPEDTRLPKGKSRWAFTRELVVIVAIALTLSFLVKTFLAQPFYIPSQSMESTLDVGDRIIVSKFTPQHSPLHRGDVIVFEDPKTWGSTPQHSSTLKRAVSDALVFVGVLPGGGEHVVKRIIGMPGDHVKCCTKDGKLTVNGVEITEPYIDQGSVPSTIPFNITVPKDKVWVMGDNRNDSADSRMHDGNSDGKLGSVPMSDITGQVVAIAWPISRIHALKDYSSVFAKVPDPS is encoded by the coding sequence GTGACTCATCAGACCCAGGGCGAATCGCCGGACCCGACGACGGAGGGTGCGGCGACGAGTCAGGACCGCGACGCGGCCGCGACGCCTGCCGGCGAGCCGGCTGCGTCCGACGACGCGTTGCCGCCGGGCGCCATACCCGAGGACACCCGGCTGCCGAAGGGCAAGTCGCGGTGGGCCTTCACCCGGGAACTCGTGGTGATCGTGGCGATCGCGTTGACGCTCAGCTTCCTGGTGAAGACCTTCCTGGCCCAGCCGTTCTACATCCCGTCGCAGTCGATGGAGAGCACGCTGGACGTCGGTGACCGGATCATCGTCAGCAAGTTCACGCCGCAGCACTCCCCGCTGCACCGCGGCGACGTCATCGTCTTCGAGGACCCGAAGACCTGGGGATCGACACCGCAGCACTCCTCGACCCTGAAACGGGCGGTGTCGGACGCGCTGGTCTTCGTCGGGGTGCTGCCCGGCGGCGGCGAGCACGTCGTGAAACGGATCATCGGCATGCCGGGTGACCACGTCAAGTGCTGCACCAAGGACGGCAAGCTGACGGTCAACGGTGTCGAGATCACCGAGCCCTACATCGACCAGGGCAGCGTGCCCAGCACCATCCCGTTCAACATCACCGTCCCGAAGGACAAGGTCTGGGTGATGGGCGACAACCGCAACGACTCGGCCGACTCGCGGATGCACGACGGCAACAGCGACGGCAAGCTGGGGTCCGTGCCGATGTCGGACATCACCGGCCAGGTCGTGGCGATCGCGTGGCCGATCAGCCGGATCCACGCACTGAAGGACTACAGCAGCGTGTTCGCGAAGGTGCCTGACCCGTCGTGA
- the lepB gene encoding signal peptidase I has translation MTDHRDGVSTDGDAPSGPPDAIRLPRAPTGSGAPSTSSASGAGERTAARVAQRERRASTPGRRAGRMLRETAIVVVVALVLSLLIKTFVAQSFWIPSESMENTLVPGDRVVVSKFTPGPFALKRGDIIVFHDPDHWLQEPNAKRTGVSGAVTSVLQWIGLYPSGDNDLIKRVIGLPGDHVKCCNTRGQITVNGVGLSEPYIYPGGGTDQKTFSVTVPSGRVWVMGDNRGDSSDSRFHDDGTGRTGSVPESDIIGRTDMIVWPVNRMGWLSNYPSTFDKVPKP, from the coding sequence GTGACCGACCACCGAGACGGGGTTTCCACCGACGGCGACGCACCGTCGGGGCCACCCGACGCGATCCGGCTGCCCCGTGCGCCGACGGGTTCCGGTGCGCCGTCGACGTCCTCGGCGTCCGGTGCCGGGGAACGGACCGCGGCCCGGGTGGCACAGCGGGAGCGCCGGGCGAGCACGCCGGGCAGGCGCGCCGGACGCATGCTGCGCGAGACCGCCATCGTCGTGGTGGTGGCGCTGGTGCTGTCACTGCTGATCAAAACCTTCGTGGCGCAGTCGTTCTGGATCCCGTCAGAGTCGATGGAGAACACCCTGGTGCCCGGCGACCGGGTCGTGGTCTCCAAGTTCACGCCCGGCCCGTTCGCCCTCAAACGCGGCGACATCATCGTCTTCCACGACCCCGACCACTGGCTGCAGGAACCGAACGCGAAACGGACCGGCGTGTCCGGCGCGGTGACGTCGGTGCTGCAGTGGATCGGGCTCTACCCGTCCGGCGACAACGACCTCATCAAGCGGGTCATCGGGCTGCCCGGCGACCACGTGAAGTGCTGTAACACGCGCGGACAGATCACGGTCAACGGTGTCGGCCTCTCCGAGCCCTATATTTACCCAGGCGGCGGCACCGACCAGAAGACCTTCTCGGTGACCGTCCCGTCCGGCCGGGTGTGGGTGATGGGGGACAACCGAGGTGACTCCTCCGACTCGCGCTTCCACGACGACGGCACCGGTCGCACCGGTTCGGTGCCGGAGTCGGACATCATCGGCCGGACAGACATGATCGTCTGGCCCGTCAACCGGATGGGCTGGCTGAGCAACTACCCCTCGACATTCGACAAGGTGCCCAAACCGTGA
- the lepB gene encoding signal peptidase I, whose product MTEGVEPSAEDSTPSAYPPRAAGSGRRLRRRRRWLIGALAVLAAVAVLHGLVLETFTVPSGSMQPTLWRGDRILVDKVHAHDVARDDVIVFDATDVFTHPGDVPPSGLAGLLRSVGDVLGIHLGETLYVKRVIGLPGDTVAVGHDGRLRINGTVRAEPFLAKGMTASNEPFSVRVPAGHVFVMGDNRVASDDSRSHLGDPGGGMVPVDDIVGKVVLRYWPLGSWGRLPT is encoded by the coding sequence ATGACCGAAGGCGTGGAGCCCTCTGCGGAGGACTCCACGCCTTCGGCATACCCTCCGCGAGCAGCGGGGTCGGGTCGGCGGCTGCGGCGCCGCCGGCGCTGGCTGATCGGCGCCCTGGCCGTGCTGGCGGCCGTCGCGGTGCTGCACGGACTGGTGCTGGAGACGTTCACCGTGCCGTCCGGTTCGATGCAGCCCACGCTGTGGCGCGGCGACCGCATCCTGGTCGACAAGGTGCACGCGCACGACGTCGCCCGCGACGACGTGATCGTCTTCGACGCCACCGACGTCTTCACCCACCCCGGGGACGTGCCACCGTCGGGTCTCGCGGGCCTGCTGCGGTCCGTCGGCGACGTGCTCGGCATACATCTGGGGGAGACGTTGTACGTCAAGCGGGTGATCGGCCTGCCCGGTGACACGGTGGCGGTCGGGCACGACGGGCGGCTGCGGATCAACGGCACGGTGCGTGCCGAGCCGTTCCTCGCCAAGGGTATGACGGCCAGCAACGAACCGTTCTCCGTGCGGGTGCCGGCGGGGCACGTGTTCGTGATGGGCGACAACCGGGTCGCGTCCGACGACTCGCGATCGCACCTGGGTGATCCCGGTGGTGGCATGGTTCCGGTCGACGACATCGTCGGCAAGGTGGTCCTGCGCTACTGGCCCTTAGGTTCGTGGGGGAGACTGCCGACGTGA
- the rplS gene encoding 50S ribosomal protein L19, with product MHKFDELDAASLRSDIPEFRAGDTVKVHVKVVEGNRSRVQIFQGVVIRRHGGGIGETFTVRKVSFGVGVERTFPVHTPVIEKIEVATRGDVRRAKLYYLRELRGKAAKIKEKRETPAAKQA from the coding sequence ATGCACAAGTTCGATGAGCTCGACGCTGCCTCGTTGCGCAGCGACATCCCCGAGTTCCGCGCCGGCGACACCGTCAAGGTGCACGTCAAGGTCGTCGAGGGCAACCGCTCCCGTGTCCAGATCTTCCAGGGCGTGGTCATCCGCCGTCACGGTGGCGGGATCGGCGAGACGTTCACCGTCCGCAAGGTGAGCTTCGGTGTGGGTGTCGAGCGCACCTTCCCGGTGCACACCCCGGTCATCGAGAAGATCGAGGTCGCCACCCGCGGTGACGTCCGTCGCGCCAAGCTCTACTACCTGCGTGAGCTGCGCGGCAAGGCCGCCAAGATCAAGGAGAAGCGCGAGACGCCTGCCGCCAAGCAGGCCTGA
- a CDS encoding carbohydrate ABC transporter permease → MRRRGSGELAIVICSHIVLIFWALIVILPLVWTFFSSSRSTSEIFKGPWEMPHDFWGNLTSNFSSAWNDSGLGRDLLNTVIVVTIALVLVMALGSMCAYSLSRFPFRGSRFIYYLILAGNTFPIFLAIVPLFFVLKNIGLLNTFPGLILTYVAFAFPFTVFFLYPFFRALPAEIMEAAELDGAGDWRTFIQVMLPMAKPGIAAVAIFNFLGLWNQFLLPVALNTNEKNYVLSQGMYNFVSSAGYEVNYGAMFAGVVITVVPVLIAYILFQRQLQGSLSQGTMK, encoded by the coding sequence GTGCGCCGGCGCGGGTCGGGCGAACTCGCGATCGTCATCTGCTCGCACATCGTCCTGATCTTCTGGGCGCTCATCGTCATCCTGCCGCTGGTCTGGACGTTCTTCTCGTCCTCGCGCTCCACGAGCGAGATCTTCAAGGGTCCGTGGGAGATGCCCCACGACTTCTGGGGCAACCTGACCAGCAACTTCTCCTCGGCGTGGAACGACTCCGGCCTGGGCCGCGACCTGCTCAACACCGTCATCGTGGTGACCATCGCGCTGGTCCTGGTGATGGCGCTGGGGTCGATGTGCGCCTACTCGTTGTCGCGGTTCCCGTTCCGGGGCAGCCGGTTCATCTACTACCTGATCCTGGCCGGCAACACCTTCCCGATCTTCCTGGCGATCGTGCCGTTGTTCTTCGTGCTGAAGAACATCGGGCTGCTCAACACCTTCCCGGGCCTGATCCTGACGTATGTCGCCTTCGCCTTCCCGTTCACCGTCTTCTTCCTCTACCCGTTCTTCCGGGCGCTGCCCGCGGAGATCATGGAGGCCGCCGAGCTGGACGGTGCCGGCGACTGGCGGACGTTCATCCAGGTGATGCTGCCGATGGCCAAGCCGGGCATCGCGGCGGTGGCGATCTTCAACTTCCTCGGCCTGTGGAACCAGTTCCTGCTGCCGGTCGCGTTGAACACCAACGAGAAGAACTACGTGTTGTCGCAGGGCATGTACAACTTCGTGTCGTCGGCCGGTTACGAGGTCAACTACGGCGCGATGTTCGCCGGCGTGGTCATCACCGTCGTACCGGTCCTGATCGCCTACATCCTCTTCCAGCGGCAGCTGCAGGGCTCGCTGTCGCAGGGGACGATGAAGTAG
- a CDS encoding sugar ABC transporter permease, with translation MTGLPVAAPVTSPKRAGGRRVRPSRIGFLLVTIGLPMVIYIGLVIWPFIQAIYYSLTDWGGFTSTMNFIGLDNYTYIFGDDIFRKTIRNNIILAIVVPFLTVVLSFLLATMVTVGGSSTGAVRGLKGSNIYRVVSFFPYTIPAIVIGVIWAQIYDPSKGMLNGVLTHLPFGWGNNFESFAWLGEVKSAMPASVFVIIWGFVGFYMVLFVAAIKSIPAELYDAARIDGAGRLRSMWSVTLPMVRETVQTAYVYLGVVALDAFVYMAALNPTGGPSNSTYTISQDLYKTAFTEGHFGRASAMGVVLAVLTLAFAGIVFGVNRLIAGREQ, from the coding sequence GTGACCGGACTCCCGGTTGCCGCGCCTGTCACCAGCCCCAAGCGGGCTGGTGGCAGGCGCGTTCGTCCGTCCCGCATCGGCTTCCTGCTGGTGACGATCGGACTGCCGATGGTCATCTACATCGGCTTGGTCATCTGGCCGTTCATCCAGGCGATCTACTACTCGCTGACCGACTGGGGCGGCTTCACGTCGACGATGAACTTCATCGGACTGGACAACTACACCTACATCTTCGGCGACGACATCTTCCGCAAGACGATCCGCAACAACATCATCCTGGCGATCGTGGTGCCGTTCCTGACCGTCGTCCTGAGCTTCCTGCTGGCCACCATGGTGACCGTCGGCGGCTCCAGCACCGGTGCGGTCCGTGGTCTGAAGGGCTCGAACATCTACCGGGTCGTGTCGTTCTTCCCCTACACGATCCCCGCGATCGTCATCGGCGTGATCTGGGCACAGATCTACGACCCGTCCAAGGGCATGCTCAACGGTGTGCTGACCCACCTGCCGTTCGGCTGGGGGAACAACTTCGAGTCGTTCGCCTGGCTGGGCGAGGTCAAGTCGGCGATGCCGGCCTCGGTGTTCGTGATCATCTGGGGTTTCGTCGGGTTCTACATGGTGCTGTTCGTCGCGGCCATCAAGAGCATCCCCGCCGAGTTGTATGACGCCGCGCGCATCGACGGCGCCGGGCGCCTGCGGAGCATGTGGTCGGTGACGCTGCCGATGGTGCGCGAGACCGTGCAGACGGCATACGTCTATCTGGGCGTGGTGGCACTGGACGCGTTCGTCTACATGGCGGCGCTGAACCCGACCGGCGGCCCCAGCAACTCGACCTACACGATCTCGCAGGACCTCTACAAGACCGCCTTCACCGAAGGACACTTCGGCCGCGCCAGCGCGATGGGTGTGGTGCTCGCCGTGCTCACGCTCGCCTTCGCGGGCATCGTGTTCGGCGTCAACCGGTTGATCGCCGGGAGGGAACAGTGA